In Panthera leo isolate Ple1 chromosome E3, P.leo_Ple1_pat1.1, whole genome shotgun sequence, a genomic segment contains:
- the NSUN5 gene encoding 28S rRNA (cytosine-C(5))-methyltransferase isoform X2, which produces MALYATAASVLAGVESRRGSIKGLVYASSFQNVKQLYALVCETQRYSSVLDAVITSAGLLRAEKKLRPHLAKVLVYELLLGKGFKGGSGGRWKPLLDRHQARLKAELARLKVHRGVSKNEDLLQVESKPGPASQVPRFVRVNTLKTCCDDAVDYFKRQGFSYQGRASSLEDLRALKGKCFLLDPLLPELLVFPAQTDLHDHPLYQAGHLILQDKPRACSACQASCLPAVLLAPPPGSHVIDACAAPGNKTSHLAALLKNQGKIFAFDLDAGRLASMATLLARAGVSCCELAEEDFLAISPSDQRYRQVQYILLDPSCSGSGMATRRLEEPGAGTPSKARLQALAGFQRRALCHALTFPSLQRLVYSTCSLCQEENEDVVRDALQHNSGTFRLVPVLPSWPHRGLGTFLGAECCLRASPETTLTGGFFVAVLERVEVPSSVPRAEAPAPPPEAAPRRKRRRRAAAPGAPPCTEQEGKP; this is translated from the exons ATGGCGCTCTACGCGACGGCAGCGTCCGTGCTGGCGGGCGTGGAGAGCCGGCGGGGTTCCATCAAGGGGCTGGTGTATGCCAGCAGCTTCCAG AACGTGAAGCAGCTGTACGCGCTGGTGTGCGAGACCCAGCGCTACTCCTCCGTGCTGGACGCCGTGATCACCAGCGCCGGCCTCCTCCGCGCCGAGAAGAAACTGCGGCCGCACCTGGCCAAG GTACTAGTGTATGAGTTGTTGCTGGGAAAGGGCTTTAAAGGTGGCAGTGGGGGCCGATGGAAACCTTTGCTGGACCGGCACCAGGCAAGGCTGAAGGCTGAGTTGGCCCGGCTCAAGGTTCATCGAGGTGTGAGCAAGAACGAGGACCTGTTGCAGGTGGAATCCAAGCCTGGCCCAG CCTCTCAGGTGCCTCGGTTTGTGCGGGTGAACACTCTGAAGACCTGTTGTGATGATGCGGTTGATTACTTCAAGAGGCAAGGTTTCTCCTACCAGGGTCGGGCTTCCAG CCTCGAGGACCTCCGGGCCCTCAAAGGGAAGTGCTTTCTTCTGGATCCCTTGTTGCCAGAGCTGCTGGTGTTTCCAGCCCAGACGGATCTGCACGACCACCCGCTGTACCAGGCCGGCCACCTCATTCTACAAGACAAG cccagggcctgctctGCCTGCCAGGCCAGCTGTCTGCCGGCCGTGCTgctggccccgccccccggctccCACGTCATCGATGCCTGCGCTGCCCCAGGCAACAAGACCAGTCACTTGGCTGCTCTTCTCAAGAACCAGGG cAAGATCTTTGCCTTTGACCTGGACGCCGGGCGGCTGGCGTCCATGGCTACCCTGCTGGCCCGGGCCGGAGTCTCGTGCTGCGAGCTGGCCGAGGAGGACTTCCTGGCGATATCGCCCTCCGACCAGCGCTACCGTCAGGTCCAGTACATCTTGCTGGATCCTTCTTGTAGCGGCTCCG GTATGGCGACCAGACGGCTGGAGGAGCCCGGGGCGGGCACACCTAGCAAGGCGCGCTTGCAGGCCCTGGCTGGGTTCCAGCGGCGAGCACTGTGCCACGCgctcactttcccctccctgcaGCGTCTGGTCTACTCCACGTGCTCCCTCTGCCAAGAGGAGAATGAAGACGTGGTGCGGGACGCCCTGCAGCACAACTCGGGGACCTTCAG GCTAGTCCCCgtcctcccctcctggccccaccGTGGCCTCGGCACTTTTCTGGGGGCTGAATGCTGCCTCCGGGCCTCCCCCGAAACCACGCTCACCGGCGGCTTCTTTGTTGCCGTACTTGAACGGGTGGAGGTGCCGAG CTCAGTCCCCCGGGCCGAAGCACCGGCACCTCCACCCGAGGCCGCCCCGCGGAGGAAGAGACGGCGCAGAGCGGCGGCCCCTGGGGCGCCGCCCTGCACCGAGCAG gAAGGAAAGCCGTAG
- the NSUN5 gene encoding 28S rRNA (cytosine-C(5))-methyltransferase isoform X1 gives MALYATAASVLAGVESRRGSIKGLVYASSFQNVKQLYALVCETQRYSSVLDAVITSAGLLRAEKKLRPHLAKVLVYELLLGKGFKGGSGGRWKPLLDRHQARLKAELARLKVHRGVSKNEDLLQVESKPGPASQVPRFVRVNTLKTCCDDAVDYFKRQGFSYQGRASSLEDLRALKGKCFLLDPLLPELLVFPAQTDLHDHPLYQAGHLILQDKASCLPAVLLAPPPGSHVIDACAAPGNKTSHLAALLKNQGKIFAFDLDAGRLASMATLLARAGVSCCELAEEDFLAISPSDQRYRQVQYILLDPSCSGSGMATRRLEEPGAGTPSKARLQALAGFQRRALCHALTFPSLQRLVYSTCSLCQEENEDVVRDALQHNSGTFRLVPVLPSWPHRGLGTFLGAECCLRASPETTLTGGFFVAVLERVEVPSSVPRAEAPAPPPEAAPRRKRRRRAAAPGAPPCTEQEGKP, from the exons ATGGCGCTCTACGCGACGGCAGCGTCCGTGCTGGCGGGCGTGGAGAGCCGGCGGGGTTCCATCAAGGGGCTGGTGTATGCCAGCAGCTTCCAG AACGTGAAGCAGCTGTACGCGCTGGTGTGCGAGACCCAGCGCTACTCCTCCGTGCTGGACGCCGTGATCACCAGCGCCGGCCTCCTCCGCGCCGAGAAGAAACTGCGGCCGCACCTGGCCAAG GTACTAGTGTATGAGTTGTTGCTGGGAAAGGGCTTTAAAGGTGGCAGTGGGGGCCGATGGAAACCTTTGCTGGACCGGCACCAGGCAAGGCTGAAGGCTGAGTTGGCCCGGCTCAAGGTTCATCGAGGTGTGAGCAAGAACGAGGACCTGTTGCAGGTGGAATCCAAGCCTGGCCCAG CCTCTCAGGTGCCTCGGTTTGTGCGGGTGAACACTCTGAAGACCTGTTGTGATGATGCGGTTGATTACTTCAAGAGGCAAGGTTTCTCCTACCAGGGTCGGGCTTCCAG CCTCGAGGACCTCCGGGCCCTCAAAGGGAAGTGCTTTCTTCTGGATCCCTTGTTGCCAGAGCTGCTGGTGTTTCCAGCCCAGACGGATCTGCACGACCACCCGCTGTACCAGGCCGGCCACCTCATTCTACAAGACAAG GCCAGCTGTCTGCCGGCCGTGCTgctggccccgccccccggctccCACGTCATCGATGCCTGCGCTGCCCCAGGCAACAAGACCAGTCACTTGGCTGCTCTTCTCAAGAACCAGGG cAAGATCTTTGCCTTTGACCTGGACGCCGGGCGGCTGGCGTCCATGGCTACCCTGCTGGCCCGGGCCGGAGTCTCGTGCTGCGAGCTGGCCGAGGAGGACTTCCTGGCGATATCGCCCTCCGACCAGCGCTACCGTCAGGTCCAGTACATCTTGCTGGATCCTTCTTGTAGCGGCTCCG GTATGGCGACCAGACGGCTGGAGGAGCCCGGGGCGGGCACACCTAGCAAGGCGCGCTTGCAGGCCCTGGCTGGGTTCCAGCGGCGAGCACTGTGCCACGCgctcactttcccctccctgcaGCGTCTGGTCTACTCCACGTGCTCCCTCTGCCAAGAGGAGAATGAAGACGTGGTGCGGGACGCCCTGCAGCACAACTCGGGGACCTTCAG GCTAGTCCCCgtcctcccctcctggccccaccGTGGCCTCGGCACTTTTCTGGGGGCTGAATGCTGCCTCCGGGCCTCCCCCGAAACCACGCTCACCGGCGGCTTCTTTGTTGCCGTACTTGAACGGGTGGAGGTGCCGAG CTCAGTCCCCCGGGCCGAAGCACCGGCACCTCCACCCGAGGCCGCCCCGCGGAGGAAGAGACGGCGCAGAGCGGCGGCCCCTGGGGCGCCGCCCTGCACCGAGCAG gAAGGAAAGCCGTAG